A window of the Diabrotica undecimpunctata isolate CICGRU chromosome 1, icDiaUnde3, whole genome shotgun sequence genome harbors these coding sequences:
- the LOC140451224 gene encoding E3 SUMO-protein ligase ZBED1-like: protein MKQIITWFKHSVNASDELIKAQDPDNMKKPIQEVSTRWNSTYYSITRFLELRDIINQIVNRHSSAPGMINAREAEELKEVQDILFPLETATKQLSGEKYTTSSIVIPMIFNIQKKIEGSTPKYEIGKKLKESLLGECNKRFGMAEQVHLLSVSTLLDPRFKKMNFTSPLDCAKAVQNIQEELQLKMDVSQQSFSIVNEQKEKEPAIPEVFDLWEDHSRLISENTKQISTSAPSSELSLYLKSSVLSIKVEPIKWWEENKATYPNLAIIAHKYLALEATSVPSERLFSKAGQTVTQQRNRIKGKLLSKLLFLQDIDKHYWGL from the exons atgaaacaaataataACGTGGTTTAAGCACAGTGTAAATGCTAGTGATGAGTTAATAAAAGCTCAAGACCCAGATAATATGAAAAAACCAATTCAAGAAGTTTCCACTAGATGGAATTCAACATATTATTCCATTACTAGATTTCTCGAATTAAGAGATATAATTAATCAAATTGTCAATCGACATTCATCAGCACCAGGAATGATTAATGCTCGAGAAGCAGAAGAGCTAAAAGAGGTTCAAGATATATTGTTTCCCCTTGAAACTGCTACAAAACAACTGTCTGGTGAAAAATACACAACTAGTAGCATTGTCATTCCAATGATTTTTAATATACAGAAGAAAATTGAAGGAAGTACACCTAAATACGAAATtgggaagaaattaaaagaatctCTCTTAGGAGAATGTAACAAACGTTTTGGAATGGCAGAACAAGTTCATTTACTATCAGTTTCCACGCTTCTTGATCCTCGCTTTAAGAAGATGAATTTTACTTCTCCATTAGATTGTGCAAAAGCAGTTCAAAATATACAAGAGGAACTGCAACTGAAAATGGACGTCTCTCAACAAAGCTTTTCTATCgtcaatgaacaaaaagaaaaagaaccag ctATACCCGAAGTATTTGATTTATGGGAAGATCATTCAAGATTAATCTCTGAAAACACAAAACAAATATCAACATCTGCCCCTTCATCTGAGTTATCTCTTTATTTAAAAAGCTCAGTTTTATCAATAAAAGTAGAACCAATTAAATGGTGGGAAGAAAATAAAGCTACGTACCCGAATTTGGCAATTATAGCACATAAATATTTAGCATTGGAAGCCACATCCGTACCGTCTGAACGACTCTTTTCTAAAGCCGGCCAAACAGTAACCCAGCAACGAAACAGAATAAAAGGAAAGCTGCTATCAAAACTGTTATTTTTACAAGATATTGATAAGCATTATTGGggcttataa